The genomic DNA attgacatattatttagtacgagatttacatgtatgaaagttttcatacaaaatttcttgattgcctacaaccccaggtgtgttgatgacaagttgaagaagatggctctaagagtgatagctgaaagcctttcagaagaagagattgctggacttaaagaagcaattccatgcgatccCCCGTTTGAGATCCCAGAAGGGCCCTCGTACACTTGTCGTGGCCGCCGCCGGCATTTCTAGTGCTGTCTCTGAGGCCATGGCCGCCAAGTGGGCACAGAAGACCGTCGTCGTCCCTGCTCAGAGGCGCGGATGCCATCTCATCACCCCCAAGGTTCAATCGCCCCCAAATCTGTCTCTTTTTCTTCCGATCATTTCTTGATTTTATCTCCCTTATTAATCAGTAAAAAGCAATTTTTTTCCTGTTGTGTTTGGAAAATGATCCACTGGTCAATCGATAGATGCGTTTGGTTGTACTTGATCTCTTATATTTCTTACTGATGGACGCTCGATGTATAGGAAAATGTGATGAAACATAACTCGTATGCTTCTGGTGTTGTGCCAGATTGTTGAAGAGATACAACAAGATTTGTCGGGCTTCAAATGCGGCCTTGCTCATCTTTTCCGTGAGTTTTCGTTGACTGCGAttacaattttattaaaaacaaatTGTCCGTTGCATtttgctgctgttcttctgatcAGAAGGTTAAATACTTGTTCAGTGCAACATACAAGTGCTTCTCTCACCATAAATGAGAATTATGACTCTGATGTTCAGAGCGACACTGAAACATTTCTGAATCGGATTGTGCCAGAGGTGATATTCATAGATCCCTTTAGTGATTACTGCAAAATAtagaattggattttttttttttgacgatTTACTTATGATTCATCCTTTGCTTATTGTGTTAGGGTCGATCTGCACCGTGGAAGCACACATTGGAAGGTGAGTAAACGTGAAAATTGCAGCCTCCCAATTTCATTAACACCCAATACTGAAATAGCCTTCTTTCATCTCTGGCAATTGCCAGAAAAATCAGTATCAGCTGATAAAGCAGTTACGATTTATTGAACTGCTGTGCTGATCTTGGCATTAAATATTGTAGAAGAGCTTATGATTGCCATTCCCTATGTATAATTCTTCTAATCAAGCGACCATCCTTCTCGAATAATAGCAGCAAGACTATTAATCATGCTTTATCTTTCTGTTTCAATAAGACAGGAatggttcttctcttctttaaGGAAAGCACACAATTGATTTCTCTCCATTTTGAGGAAGCATAGAAACTTGTTCTATTATGTAGCACTTCACACTATTACCTTGTAACTTTTGATCATTTTGTTTCAATGTGATGTATAGGTTGCTCTCTACTGGATATGGATCCTTTAAGATTAAGTCCAGCAATCTTAAAGAagagtcaatgatgaggttttgtaaaacttgtgtgtttgaaaaattattgtcatgaagttaaggataacttgtatgatacaaaattaattagtggatcaatatgtatacattttgtttgtataatataaagttttatttatttgttaaatagtcttattataaaaatgattgtggttgtggatattcaattatatgtaaattttgagtattttttataatttttgctatttaattaagaaaaacactattttttataaatttaaaaagacaacgttttaaagtaataaaagacaacgcttaaaaaacaatgtctttgagaccaaccacaacgcttttaaagcgttgtctttgatatgtgcatttttacaacaacatctataacaacgctttttaagaacgaaaagacaacgcttaaaaagcgttgtctttgtgaccaaccacaacgcttttaaagcgttgtctttgatatgactttctacaacaccatctacaacatcactttttaagtacatacgacaacgccaaaaaagcgttgttgtttagcttttttcttgtagtgggtccagcagacacaggctacaggacagcctcagagtagtcacagacggtcaggtcagggtacttctggggcgtcacgtaggcctcagaaatcaggacggtcttcttcaggacgttaccggttttctcagcagaaccggcaaccaccttccggtgatactcattgtttcagatgtggatccagagatcacctcaccccagcttgctctgggcgatcggtttgcttttattgcaaccgCGAggccagagccgagattgtcggtgaaggctcggcACGGCTTCGGAGGTCGGTCGAGGGGCAGTCTAGTCGatcggggcatatcgaggaggcggcCCAATCTTCACAGCGTCGGAGTACCTCCTcggcggcatttggcatgcttgggcagaGTACTCGGTGCTTCTGTAGCACCGAGTTTTGCtcgggaccttattatccgactcgggCGATGTCAGACTCCCCAgacagtcaccatcctctcggtcttatcGCACATAGTCCGGCGTCTCGATGGCGGGCACCGGCaagattaccacctcctcctcctgagaccggtcgtgttcatgctattaccagagaggatgctcagcgggccgacggatccgttttccgatacgatttccatttatgcattctcCGATGTTTTGATTGAtattggtagttcgcactcttttatatccgtacctttatgcggagattggtagattacctcttgttaggttgcggcgattatTGTCTCCTatcggtgatactttagacgcgTCACCCGGAGatcgaggttgcccgttagactttggcaacatgatactacggtagatcttctagtattggagatggtcgagtttgatgtcattcttggcatggattggctgtcggtgtatcatgctaccgttgattgccgacgagggtggtcaccttcccgcctccgaaccaaccctcgtggagtttcacgcATTAGAGACGACGACATCttgattatttcggcgattcaggtgCAGAGTcattgatcagtactgaggacagtagtagttcgcagctctccgacgttcctgttgtcCCGGAATACCCGGATGTATTTCctgaggagctgccaggtttgcctcctagaaggccggtggagttcgctattgagttgattccggaacctcaccgacatcgaaagctccgtatcgtatggcaccaaaagagttgaacgagctgaagctTCAACTCGAgctttagacaggggatttattcgcctagtgtttcaccatggggttctccattactgtttgtcaagaaaaggatggtactatgaggttgtgtattgactacaagCAGTGAATGCGCtaccatcagaaataaatatccattaccacggattgaggatttatttgatcagctcgaggtacatcggtgtattctaagattgatctgcgatccggatatcatcggtGAGAGTCGAGACTCGGATATTCGACGACTTCCGTacggatacggtcattatgagttttggtaatgtcatttgggcttaccaatgctccgccgtgtttatggatttgatgaaccgcatctttccgagtatctggatcggtttgttatcgctttcattgatgacatattggtctactctcgaggaggagcatgcatctTCGCACGATCTTGGAGATTCTTGACGACATGCAAGTTCAAAGAAGTGTGCATTCGGCTATCCTCGATTGGTtttcgggacacgtggtttctagcagaggtatttcattgatcctcgaagatcgaggcaTCACCGGTTGGGAGCGGTAAAGTCGATTCAGAGATCCGCaggattggcggatattaccgcGTTTTGTCGAGAGCTtcgtattgctatgccaccgaCACGCCTtacggaaaggcgtgaagttcatatggtccgaggattgcgagatcgACTTTCGGGAgctaaagcggagattagtgtcggccccggttttggttttaccttcggagaggatggatttgtactttacaccgacgcgtctctgcTGTGGTTTGGGTGTTGTtcgatgcagcacggcagagtagtctcttatgcttctcgtcattgaaggagcatgagaagaactacccattcatgatttggagttagccatcatctttgctcaagctttggcgtcatcatttatactgtgtatcacatttgagattctcaccgatcataagagtctcaaatacattttcactcgaaggagcttaatctccgacggaggagatggatggagttctgaaggactacgattataccattagctaccacccgggaaagctaatgtggttgcgatACTCGGGAAGTccagggactttggcttgccggacttgatcacggacttgattgagtttctgagttagatcttgaggagcggAGGCGGGGTAttcggttaccatggttgctcgatcgtcgatcgacGAGGATCCGATGATCGGCATTTGCGGTTTATTGGCGATCGATAGCTTAAACCGAGtttacgagacgaggagggtattatattcttccgaggcagattatgcgttctcattcggtcttacaggagctacttcaggaggcacatcgttctcgatttgcgatccatcgggaccgtatgtatcgagacttgaggcgttcctattggtggaacgatatgaaggaCATcgcgatttcgtagctagatgtcttgtttgtcgacagtgaaggctgaacaccgagacctgcaggattacttggattcctattcccgagtggaagtgggatcacattaccatggactttgtggtgggtttggaGGACGACGAGGCCACGATGcgattgggtaatcgttgatcgattaacaaCCGCGCACTATAGCGATTCGGAGGTGATtccactggatcgattggcgatCTGTATTCGAGATTATcgagactacatggtgttccattgagtattattggatagagatccacggttcacgtctcgtttcgcGATGCGGCAGACCTTGGGTACCACCGTTTGATCTGACTTTCCATCCACGGACGGATGGGCGGTCgggcggaccattcagactttagaggacttgaggtcatgtgttatggatttggaGGCGGCTGGGAGGACCATCGCGTTAGTAGAGTTGCCTACAACAacgcttccattcggctatccggatggcaccgtttgaggcgttgtatgatagaccttgtcggacaccgtcctttgggatgaggttggagaggctcgattgttgggacctcatagagttcagcgggatgcgagttggtccgtactatcggacggaggatgtcagaggcaggatagagttatgctgatcggagacgcagaccaatAGAGTTCTCTGttagcgaccatgtatttctgagattcgcccacgaaagggtgaagagatttggcctcgaggtaagctagctccgcggtatatcccttcgagatcttggagaggatcggggcGGTAGCTTACCCGTCCCTGTcaagcgtgcacgatgtatttcatgtatccatgccgaggagatatgtacccgatccgacgcatgtcagatatatcagttccgaTTAGtttgacattacctatgaggaggttccggtacggattctcgaccggaaggagcgtcagttgcggaacaagaccatccggctggttaaagtaggatggcagcatcattcggacgaggaggctacttgggagctcgaggacactatccgagctcgatatccccatcttttcacttgaggtatgtgatttatttaccgttcagcatttatactcaatatctgttgttagtacttgctgatggtagataacgaaatttggggaccaaatttttattagtgggggagaatgtaaaataccagaaaaatgacgattaataataaaggaattttccgaaatttttggacatttttcgggaatttttcggaacttgtacggataagttcacggggataaaaacggggcccggaagaaaagcctgtttaggctacccgatttaagcgaggaaaagattatatatatatattcttttccttttattttcttatttctttttcctttgcttttgtcgccgtttcttcccttgccgagccatcccgacgccgcattccttcttcctccttgccctaaccgctggCGCCGCCGGCCTTCCTCCTCCCTACAGCCGACTTCCACCGCTTTCCTAGCCTCCAGCCGCATGCCCTAGGCGACGCCTTCTCCCCTTCACCGACGCCGACCAGCCGAGCCCTAGAGCCGGCTGCCACCACTGTGTCGTGCCTTAGCATCACCAGCATCTGTCACTATTTTCTTCCTCACTTGGTCTCGCCTCCTGTGCCCTACCTCCGAACCTTGCTTCCTTCTTAGAGCGAAGTGGTTCGGCAGTGTGACAACAAGGTAAGATGAATAGGTTGTTGTTGCATTGTGATCTCCATTTTGATCTCATGTTTGatgtccgatcagtaggggaaaAATCTGCAAGGTGTTGTTCTAGGCCTTTTCTTGGGTCGGTGATCACCATCCAATGACTACCTTTCTCCGCAGCAATATCCCTGTTGAAAAGTAAGTTAAGGTGCTTAGGTTATTCGGAAATTGgggtatttggatttttgattagAATGTTTGTGCTGAATTTGTGGGGCTGATCACTGTGGTATCGTTATTATTTTGTCCATCAGTTGTTTACCTTGAATTGCAGTAGCCGGCAGTCCTATTCCAGCAGCAACAAACTGTGTGGggatcaacaatcaaggctgtggattgaggtaaggtttagggttttgagctttgtgtaaattgattaggtttatgttgggaattggtagattggattaatttTCGagttttaatctaatgttatgattagggttaaataaaattaatcctagttaattgttggatttaatttaggaaggtcgagattatggtttagggtttttccctaaattattcttaaggatttttatttagctattcgtttaatttgtagctaaataaaaatgtatgtttgatatcacaggactttgacgcgagacgagtatctcggagtcagatttggaccattttatcggaggcgggtacttttgacttatgtcatttgatatgcttagtaattaaattaacatgttgcattaattgtgtttcttatctgtttcggttaatcactacccaaatcttacatgcttgattgattgattggttttgcatctcaggtatattttacctggttatacatgcttataggggtagtgatatgccatgcttgaccatgttcaggacctaggtttttataccttctgtgtacctttgattcgatatgattcgttgacctagggtgcacttttctatatatatggattaggtcaggatgtttatatggttattgccatgcatcatttgcatgattgcatgctgtgcgatagtccgctccattattgttgagcacatcgccagttacatggatctgcacacaccaccactcatgggttagtggtcgattcaggctgagtgcagcaaggactctgttaggcaccgttggtccgctcatgggtagtgtgaccaACGTGTTATCCGAGGATTCCTCCCGTCTTTGAGTCGGAGTTGAGCATTCGCTCCCCATCTATGGtatggggtaggaggataggtgtactcaagcatccgtccactcggtcactcatcgggagtagtgatgcACATtgtcctacccactcggcctcacttttgtatgagatgatcgtcgGGGTGGGGTGAccgggacgcatcattggcatcatatgcatgatgcatttattgcttgtgtttgtgtttcctgcatttatatgctgcatattgtttggatacctatgtttgacatgcatggaTTTCCTTAttcctcggactgtttgaccttatactcctggttagtacagtattctctgtttatttcagatgcattcttatctttcttatcaggtccgcatgattagtgctaggtgttgtttctttactttgcatatcaactgctgagtgttggactcacccgcctccattgttgttattttcgggttgatgctgtcaggagggagttccatcGCTAgtcccactgcacgtagtgctactccgctacttggttttgagttgtttcattttagcttttcgctatcagactttattctagttttgttttggacttacatatggatattgtatggaatctttccgttggatggacttttagtatgattttggatttactctactacatgcctgcctggacggcagaagaggtaagaaaaatcggatttgggctttacgagtgtagttgagtagggttgatttcgagtcagagtattactatgttgtttattttattaactgcgtggttgtgacagccagaggctgaatacatatataaactgcgtggtgattgatttttatttactgttattattccagccgcctgtggctgagtatttagtgcttgtagaaaattttgattgtccgccgtacaggggagatgctgccgaaattttctcggacagggactcttctggggcgtgacaaaaggATCATCCAGTAGCATGATCAATTTATGTCCTCTGATATAACTATGTTCTCTTAAAATGTTACGAGAAGAAAATGAGGCTATCAACCTTCCTTTTGAATCTTGAAGAAGGATGACCGAAGCTACTTACAAGGAAGATGATTAATTCATGTTCTCCTGACCTAGTTGCACTCTATTTAGAGTCCAAACGAGACGGAATCAGCTAATCGAGTCATCAAAACTCTagatttgatattttaattttaattttatttttttcaaatttttaaaattagttttattttctaaaaagtaatttatattttatctcttttttttagaattaattttcttttcttaaagttagtttagattttattttatttttttttaagattagttctttttactttttctttttctattgtgaCTTTTCTATTGcaattttttcttatttcttaggTTATTTAAATAAGAGTTAGACCTCTTGTAAAACATGTATGTTGAGTTtggttttaatttaaataaagtttGTTTTCATTTAAACCTAGAGACTTCTCTTTGTTTACGAATTATCTTCCTATGTCTTTCTTTGCAATGttggttattatctctaattgGTGGGTTTAATTGTAAGTTGTGCATATGAGTACAAACTGAATctattaaagtgatctaacttaggctTATTGGATTTCAATTATTGGATGTAGACCTTGTATGTGTAGAACTTATAGTCtcacatctattattatatatatgttgataatagaggtttaatatatatatggacttataatcttacatctattattatctatggactgataatagatgtccactatatatagggttggtcTTCAAGGGTTTAGGGAGGAATCTTGACAGAGCTTTTGGTTTCCCATTGACCTAAAGCTTTTCGGCGCCGTCACTCCTAATCCCCTTGGAAGACTTCCTTTTCTTTCCACTGCATCTTCTTCCACAAGGATTATTTCTGGATAACGCTAAAGATAATGATaactcttcaatcaggttccttgtcatatttgtttatgtacttattttttttatgtaatgTTCTCGATGAAACTAGATCTTCTGTTCTTATATTTCCTATATGTGAATTCTTTATATTTTAGAATCCATGTGGTTTAGGTTTTTACAAGaattatcaattggtatcagagccacgtgcgaagcgtgtacgtgttttatttggatttttatgaaaaataacagttctgtaactttctgtaaatttatgatttttatgtattttatgggtatttttctcgtagaagcgaagcaacaagtgtttgaacacttgtaggcttcgactactgagaaacACCTTCCaaatcggcaaggtctcgcccaaaatattttgggacagcgggctaattaaggcgctgtaggatcgcttaggaacactagcgatggttatatcgcgagtaggggtgctgcccctaatcccgcaaggggcttcgtgttggatcgagaagcactagaaggggggggtgaatagcgctcgtggctatttcagcaATTTAAAACTAcgagtagaaacgcagcggaataaagagaataatcaaacacagagacacgaggaattatttcgttcggagcctgtgacgactcctactcgaaggcttgtgatccttgatcgcttttcgtgggtaacaactataagctcgatgaaATGTACAGAATATGAATTATACATGAGTacgataattaaaattataccgaacgACAGAATCTAGAGTAATGGCGCTCCGGGTCATCGGGATCTTGAAACCGCACGTTGAGGTCGTTACgtaagcagcttgtagcagaaggaTCGCTTAGAATCAGTTGttaagagctgctggtcgagaccctcttataaagggtgttcaaggcacctccatcaggctccaaggtgccttgaatcCCTAAGTTTTATCTCGGAAATGACTTTGCGATGAAACTTTAACCGCTGCCTTTTATccatctcaaggcgccttcatcactgtccaaggcgccttaaaccacctgttcaaggcgccttgagcttccttcaaggtgcctccaacccttctggatagctggcttcggctcgcacccgaggcgcctccaagctccatgaaggtgcctcggtactgttcatccgaggctattctttacactttggtccctgcaagatacattaatcccaaatataccctgcaacacaaacttatcacataaaacataataatataagtgaacgacaatcatcggactgtccgaatctgacttcgggtttccgaccgtaaaccctaggtcgactcgacgcctactgttccctctacggggaatgtgtcctcacctactccactcaggagatttatctgatgccagtgtgatcctccagatcgactggacttttactcggtgctcgatgcttccggactttctgctggacatccgcttcccggctggtccagtctttcacctggttcgcgacaccaggactttccacctagggttaaccccccctaggacttttgcctgaagcactcgacccaccaagactttccacatagggttaccaccccctatgacctagggttaccaccccctagggttttcaccttacctaaccatagttagggcttttgcctaaggacacttaggactttcctacaatctcattcagaccgttagatcaccaaccaccttaactttgaatcttttgccattatcgaaactcaggttcgatcgttggatgcttcccacaccaatacTTCGTTCCGTGATTGTGCCCGAAAATCGTtaatcgggaccgccgagaagttgtgactcataaaatcataaaaatattagaaaaaaatacaaaaatgtatggaaatcacataatttagaattatgtatcattttgtgatggtcatgtccCAAAGAACCTAATTTGATTGAagatatgtgttgtaattcataatatggcctgcacgccattttgtgtgtttgtgcgtgttgtacttgattcgtgacctgcacgtcgtgcccttctatttatattcctattgtaaaatagtttttagactcgaatgtaacttgagtttcaccttttgtaatgtacaaaattggagcggtggaaggtccactcgagacggagttacgaggagggtgcgagcaacacatgacggtcaaagaGAGGAGCTTaaggaagctattgaccctaggttgaccaaccgatcttctcattggcttgagaagatcgtagtagggccatgactaatcacaaaatttaagtAATTGCTTGTgcgtgtgtatgtgatgcatgctagattagtaattaattagtgccttaacgattagattagatctaaatcgcgtacatgatgcacctccatgattagattagatctaaatcaagtatatgatacacatcttcgattagattagatctcaatcgcatcaactcgaaatgcctaccatgccgtgatactcatcactacctcaatcatatgttgttgttgaatctgccaaagcatagcaacgcatattatcttggtagggtgcggagggacaatcttggtcctgcctatcaacgcatgggtgagtacaactcaattagattgagtaactagttaacttaattggatcgagtataactatagacatttttcaatggttggtagataggtcaaaatcacatttatattaactcttgggcaatttagccaaagctaactcaagttttaatatacatgcggatcttgatcctataaacaagagttgcatagagatgtaattggtaattagttacctaccgatcatactaagtcttgggcgatttagccaaacctaactcaaggcgtagtatgatgtggatcttgtcccgcatgaattatagctagttaaaatctagtaagtgtggtttgaccacgaccatgacttgattctacaaaagttttataattcagtgggagaatcatttaattaaaggcctaattagatgattaattggaatatgatatttatttttctgtatttttctgttgtagattaccatatcgtcaaacacgaactccttctctctgcgttctgtcctcgataaggacaagctcaatggagctaacttcctggtttggtacagaaatctgagaatagttctcactcaggaaagaaaactgtacgtcctagagcaacccattcctgaggcacctcctgccactgccacgcgagctgatcgcgatgcttacaagaagcatcaagatgatgcattagatgtgtcatgtattatgctcgcgaccatgaactctgagcttcagaa from Zingiber officinale cultivar Zhangliang chromosome 4A, Zo_v1.1, whole genome shotgun sequence includes the following:
- the LOC121973208 gene encoding UPF0047 protein YjbQ-like, whose translation is MAAKWAQKTVVVPAQRRGCHLITPKIVEEIQQDLSGFKCGLAHLFLQHTSASLTINENYDSDVQSDTETFLNRIVPEGRSAPWKHTLEGE